A region from the Dendropsophus ebraccatus isolate aDenEbr1 chromosome 1, aDenEbr1.pat, whole genome shotgun sequence genome encodes:
- the LOC138767820 gene encoding G protein-coupled receptor kinase 5-like isoform X1: MTRVLPFCLQVCACQVRATGKMYACKKLEKKRIKKRKGESMALNEKQILEKVNSRFVVNLAYAYETKDALCLVLTIMNGGDLKFHIYNMGNPGFEEERVVFYAAEICCGLEHLHQEGIVYRDLKPENILLDDDGHIRISDLGLAIKIPDGESIRGRVGTVGYMAPEVIKNERYTFSPDWWGLGCIIYEMIEGQSPFRARKERVKREEVEKRVQEEQESYSDKFTEDAKSICKMLLAKDPKQRLGCNDQGASQVKQHPFLRNINFKRLEAGVTKPSFVPDPRAVYCKDVLDIEQFSTVKGVNLDKTDNDFYAKFATGCVPIPWQNEMIETECFKDLNIFGPNGTRSPDLDWRQLPEPPKRSLLQRIFRRHADYGITPNDSSLSNANTTNHHLQSRTATADVSS, from the exons ATGACCAGAGTTCTCCCCTTTTGTCTCCAGGTGTGCGCCTGCCAGGTCCGGGCCACAGGGAAGATGTATGCATGTAAAAAGCTAGAGAAGAAGAGGATCAAGAAGAGGAAAGGGGAATCCATGGCTTTAAATGAGAAGCAGATCCTGGAAAAAGTGAACAGTCGCTTTGTG GTAAACTTGGCGTACGCGTATGAAACAAAAGACGCTTTATGCCTGGTGCTCACCATCATGAATGGCGGAGACCTGAAGTTCCACATCTACAATATGGGCAATCCCGGCTTTGAGGAGGAGCGGGTGGTCTTCTATGCTGCTGAGATCTGTTGTGGTCTGGAGCACCTGCACCAGGAGGGCATCGTCTACAG GGATTTGAAGCCAGAAAACATTCTCTTAGATGACGATG GTCACATCCGAATCTCCGATCTGGGTCTGGCCATCAAAATTCCCGATGGCGAGAGTATCCGGGGACGAGTGGGGACCGTGGGTtacatgg CTCCAGAAGTTATTAAGAATGAGAGATATACATTTAGCCCCGATTGGTGGGGGCTAGGCTGCATCATATACGAGATGATCGAGGGACAGTCTCCATTCCGCGCCCGGAAAGAGCGGGTAAAAAGGGAAGAGGTGGAAAAACGAGTTCAAGAAGAACAAGAGTCGTATTCTGATAAGTTCACTGAAGACGCAAAGTCTATATGTAAGATG CTATTAGCCAAAGACCCAAAGCAGCGGCTGGGGTGCAACGACCAAGGTGCCAGCCAAGTGAAGCAGCATCCGTTTCTCAGGAACATCAACTTCAAGAGGCTGGAGGCCGGAGTCACAAAGCCGTCTTTTGTGCCAGAT CCCCGGGCGGTGTATTGTAAGGATGTGCTGGATATAGAGCAGTTTTCAACTGTAAAAGGTGTCAATTTGGACAAGACGGACAATGATTTCTATGCCAAGTTCGCCACAGGCTGTGTGCCAATCCCCTGGCAAAATgag atgATTGAGACTGAATGCTTCAAGGACCTCAACATCTTCGGACCAAATGGGACTCGCTCCCCAGATCTTGACTGGAGGCAGCTTCCCGAACCGCCAAAACGTAGCCTGCTCCAAAGGATCTTCCGAAGACAT GCCGACTATGGTATCACCCCAAATGACTCTTCCCTTTCTAACGCCAACACCACAAACCACCACCTCCAAAGCAGGACGGCGACGGCCGATGTGTCATCTTGA
- the LOC138767820 gene encoding G protein-coupled receptor kinase 5-like isoform X2 has protein sequence MELENIVANTVLLKAREGGGGKRKGRSKKWKEILKFPHISQCEELRKQLDRDYTSICEKQPIGRLLFRQFCETREHLLKIILFLDAVSNYELSSDEKRKETGEEIINRFFTSKSPDYVPEIPDSQMEECILNFEKNPSKEIFSSCISLLHEFLRGSPFREYQESMYFDRFLQWKSLERLAVTKDTFRQYRVLGKGGFGEVCACQVRATGKMYACKKLEKKRIKKRKGESMALNEKQILEKVNSRFVVNLAYAYETKDALCLVLTIMNGGDLKFHIYNMGNPGFEEERVVFYAAEICCGLEHLHQEGIVYRDLKPENILLDDDGHIRISDLGLAIKIPDGESIRGRVGTVGYMAPEVIKNERYTFSPDWWGLGCIIYEMIEGQSPFRARKERVKREEVEKRVQEEQESYSDKFTEDAKSICKMLLAKDPKQRLGCNDQGASQVKQHPFLRNINFKRLEAGVTKPSFVPDPRAVYCKDVLDIEQFSTVKGVNLDKTDNDFYAKFATGCVPIPWQNEMIETECFKDLNIFGPNGTRSPDLDWRQLPEPPKRSLLQRIFRRHQADYGITPNDSSLSNANTTNHHLQSRTATADVSS, from the exons GTGGAGGAGGAAAAAGGAAAGGGAGGAGTAAAAAGTGGAAGGAAATCCTAAAGTTTCCACATATCAGCCAGTGTGAAGAACTACGCAAGCAGCTGG ACAGGGACTACACCAGCATTTGTGAAAAACAGCCCATAGGACGCCTACTTTTCCGCCAATTCTGTGAAACAAGGGAACATCTTCTCAAAATCATCCTCTTCCTGGATGCAGTG TCAAATTATGAATTGTCCTCAGATGAAAAGAGGAAagagacaggagaggagatcatCAATAGGTTCTTTACCTCTAAG TCTCCCGATTATGTGCCAGAAATCCCAGATTCACAAATGGAAGAATGTATATTAAACTTTGAAAAGAACCCCAGCAAGGAGATCTTCAGCAGTTGTATCAG CCTGCTCCATGAGTTCCTGCGGGGGTCTCCTTTCAGAGAGTACCAGGAGAGTATGTACTTCGACCGCTTCCTACAGTGGAAAAGCCTTGAAAG ACTAGCCGTTACAAAGGATACCTTCAGGCAGTATCGGGTGCTAGGAAAAGGAGGCTTTGGGGAG GTGTGCGCCTGCCAGGTCCGGGCCACAGGGAAGATGTATGCATGTAAAAAGCTAGAGAAGAAGAGGATCAAGAAGAGGAAAGGGGAATCCATGGCTTTAAATGAGAAGCAGATCCTGGAAAAAGTGAACAGTCGCTTTGTG GTAAACTTGGCGTACGCGTATGAAACAAAAGACGCTTTATGCCTGGTGCTCACCATCATGAATGGCGGAGACCTGAAGTTCCACATCTACAATATGGGCAATCCCGGCTTTGAGGAGGAGCGGGTGGTCTTCTATGCTGCTGAGATCTGTTGTGGTCTGGAGCACCTGCACCAGGAGGGCATCGTCTACAG GGATTTGAAGCCAGAAAACATTCTCTTAGATGACGATG GTCACATCCGAATCTCCGATCTGGGTCTGGCCATCAAAATTCCCGATGGCGAGAGTATCCGGGGACGAGTGGGGACCGTGGGTtacatgg CTCCAGAAGTTATTAAGAATGAGAGATATACATTTAGCCCCGATTGGTGGGGGCTAGGCTGCATCATATACGAGATGATCGAGGGACAGTCTCCATTCCGCGCCCGGAAAGAGCGGGTAAAAAGGGAAGAGGTGGAAAAACGAGTTCAAGAAGAACAAGAGTCGTATTCTGATAAGTTCACTGAAGACGCAAAGTCTATATGTAAGATG CTATTAGCCAAAGACCCAAAGCAGCGGCTGGGGTGCAACGACCAAGGTGCCAGCCAAGTGAAGCAGCATCCGTTTCTCAGGAACATCAACTTCAAGAGGCTGGAGGCCGGAGTCACAAAGCCGTCTTTTGTGCCAGAT CCCCGGGCGGTGTATTGTAAGGATGTGCTGGATATAGAGCAGTTTTCAACTGTAAAAGGTGTCAATTTGGACAAGACGGACAATGATTTCTATGCCAAGTTCGCCACAGGCTGTGTGCCAATCCCCTGGCAAAATgag atgATTGAGACTGAATGCTTCAAGGACCTCAACATCTTCGGACCAAATGGGACTCGCTCCCCAGATCTTGACTGGAGGCAGCTTCCCGAACCGCCAAAACGTAGCCTGCTCCAAAGGATCTTCCGAAGACAT caGGCCGACTATGGTATCACCCCAAATGACTCTTCCCTTTCTAACGCCAACACCACAAACCACCACCTCCAAAGCAGGACGGCGACGGCCGATGTGTCATCTTGA